Proteins encoded within one genomic window of Microbacterium sp. zg-B185:
- a CDS encoding NUDIX hydrolase, which produces MTETAVYAAGGVLWRIVDAKLLVLLIHRTRYRDVSLPKGKVDPGEMLAETASREIFEETGIRADLGVPVGVSRYRMPNRRQKIVHYWAAEATEAAIRASAFVPNKEIAALEWVSLKKAFGRLSYPVDVEILEHFATLVDEGVLRTFPIIALRHAKAVSREEWEGEDAARPLSGRGRAQAKTIVGPLRSFGVRRIISSPAKRCVKTVDPLSAALGRKIHTTALLSQDAWEEGRSDARTIVGERVRARKPAVLCSHGPVLPEILTEIALATGTLRGSYLGSASALEAGGFSVVHLSADNPGSGIVAIETHAPKI; this is translated from the coding sequence ATGACCGAAACCGCCGTCTACGCGGCGGGCGGCGTTCTGTGGCGCATCGTCGACGCGAAGCTCCTCGTGCTGCTCATCCACCGCACGCGCTACCGGGACGTCAGCCTACCCAAGGGCAAGGTCGACCCCGGCGAGATGCTGGCCGAGACGGCGAGCCGGGAGATCTTCGAGGAGACCGGCATCCGGGCCGATCTCGGCGTGCCGGTGGGTGTCTCGCGATATCGCATGCCGAACAGACGACAGAAGATCGTGCACTACTGGGCAGCCGAGGCGACCGAAGCGGCCATCCGCGCCTCCGCCTTCGTGCCGAACAAGGAGATCGCCGCGCTCGAGTGGGTGAGTCTCAAGAAGGCCTTCGGCCGTCTGAGCTATCCCGTGGACGTGGAGATCCTCGAGCATTTCGCGACCCTCGTCGACGAGGGTGTGCTGCGGACCTTCCCGATCATCGCGCTGCGCCACGCGAAGGCCGTGTCGCGGGAAGAGTGGGAGGGCGAGGACGCCGCCCGTCCGCTCTCCGGACGCGGGCGCGCTCAGGCCAAGACGATCGTCGGGCCGCTGCGGTCGTTCGGTGTGCGCAGGATCATCTCGAGTCCCGCCAAACGCTGCGTGAAAACGGTGGATCCCCTCTCCGCCGCCCTCGGCCGGAAGATCCATACGACAGCTCTGCTGAGCCAGGACGCGTGGGAAGAGGGTCGCTCCGACGCCCGCACCATCGTCGGCGAGCGCGTGCGGGCGCGAAAGCCCGCGGTGCTGTGCAGCCATGGGCCCGTGCTGCCGGAAATCCTGACCGAGATCGCCCTGGCCACCGGCACGCTGCGTGGATCGTATCTGGGCAGCGCCTCAGCGCTGGAGGCGGGCGGCTTCTCGGTCGTGCACCTGTCGGCGGACAACCCGGGATCAGGCATCGTCGCGATCGAGACGCACGCTCCGAAGATCTGA
- a CDS encoding RNA degradosome polyphosphate kinase, with protein sequence MIEHDVLDAGLGDADDDDFDLSEVFDSQLPDNRYLDRELSWLAFNQRVLELAEDTALPVLERANFLAIFASNLDEFFMVRVAGLKRRILTGLAVPTNVGRSPQEVLADISADAHALQLRHADVWTSQVRPALAEAGIEVISWKGLEDDERARLSDYFQRQVFPVLMPLAVDPAHPFPYISGLSLNLAIRIRNARTGRQEFARLKVPPMLPRFVDVSRHGDTVRYLPLEELIANHLEDLFPGMEILDHHAFRLTRNEDVVIEEDETENLIQALEAELLRRRFGPPIRLEVGDDMDELTLDLLISELDITEQEVYRLPGPLDLRGLFDLSRIDRPDLHYPPHVPTTAVAFQPADQNGRSDIFAAIRRADVLVHHPYESFATSVQAFLEQAAKDPHVLAIKQTLYRTSGDSPIVQALIDAAESGKQVLALVEVKARFDEAANIVWARKLEKAGVHVVYGLVGLKTHCKLALVIREEDGMLRSYSHIGTGNYNPKTSRIYEDFGLFTKDEQVGRDLTRLFNELSGYAIEKKFKRLLVAPLHLRKGLLRLIEKERRNALAGKPSGIRIKVNSMVDEQIIDALYRASQAGVAIDIWVRGICSLKPGVAGMSETIRVRSILGRYLEHSRLFMFENAGDPQVYIGSADMMHRNLDRRVEALVRVVAPTHLRELSDLFELAMSDKISSWWLDTEGAWTRHSLDDEGKPLVDIQDRTMTNVRRRRRARAAR encoded by the coding sequence ATGATCGAACACGACGTGCTCGACGCCGGACTCGGCGACGCGGACGACGACGACTTCGACCTCTCCGAGGTCTTCGACTCGCAGCTGCCCGACAACCGCTACCTCGACCGCGAACTGAGCTGGCTGGCCTTCAACCAGCGCGTGCTGGAACTGGCAGAAGACACCGCACTGCCGGTCCTGGAGCGCGCGAACTTCCTGGCCATCTTCGCCAGCAACCTCGACGAGTTCTTCATGGTGCGCGTGGCCGGCCTCAAGCGCCGCATCCTCACCGGACTGGCGGTGCCCACGAACGTCGGCCGTTCGCCGCAGGAGGTGCTCGCGGACATCTCGGCCGATGCCCACGCCCTGCAGCTGCGGCACGCCGACGTCTGGACCTCGCAGGTCCGCCCTGCGCTGGCCGAGGCGGGCATCGAGGTCATCTCGTGGAAGGGGCTCGAAGACGACGAACGCGCGCGTCTGTCGGACTACTTCCAGCGCCAGGTGTTCCCCGTGCTGATGCCGCTGGCGGTCGATCCTGCCCACCCGTTCCCGTACATCTCCGGTTTGTCGCTGAACCTCGCCATTCGGATCCGCAACGCCCGGACCGGTCGGCAGGAGTTCGCAAGACTCAAGGTCCCGCCGATGCTCCCCCGTTTCGTGGATGTCTCGCGCCACGGCGACACCGTGCGCTACCTGCCGCTCGAAGAGCTGATCGCCAACCATCTGGAGGATCTGTTCCCCGGGATGGAGATCCTCGACCACCACGCGTTCCGCCTCACCCGCAACGAGGATGTGGTCATCGAAGAGGACGAGACTGAGAACCTCATCCAGGCGCTGGAGGCGGAGCTGCTGCGCCGCCGGTTCGGGCCGCCGATCCGCCTCGAAGTGGGCGACGACATGGACGAGCTGACCCTCGACCTGCTGATCAGCGAGTTGGACATCACCGAGCAGGAGGTCTACCGCCTGCCCGGACCGCTGGACCTGCGCGGGCTCTTCGACCTCTCCCGCATCGATCGCCCCGACCTGCACTACCCGCCGCACGTCCCGACCACGGCCGTGGCGTTCCAGCCCGCCGACCAGAACGGCCGCTCCGACATCTTCGCGGCCATCCGCCGCGCGGACGTCCTGGTGCACCACCCGTACGAATCGTTCGCGACGAGCGTGCAGGCGTTCCTGGAGCAGGCCGCGAAGGATCCCCATGTCCTGGCCATCAAGCAGACCCTCTACCGCACCTCCGGCGACAGCCCGATCGTGCAGGCGCTGATCGACGCCGCCGAATCGGGCAAGCAGGTGCTGGCCCTGGTGGAGGTCAAGGCGCGCTTCGACGAGGCGGCCAACATCGTGTGGGCCAGAAAGCTGGAGAAGGCCGGCGTCCACGTCGTCTATGGCCTGGTGGGTCTCAAGACGCACTGCAAACTCGCACTCGTCATCCGCGAGGAGGATGGGATGCTGCGCAGCTACAGCCACATCGGCACGGGCAACTACAACCCGAAGACCAGCCGCATCTATGAGGACTTCGGCCTGTTCACCAAGGACGAGCAGGTCGGCCGGGACCTGACCCGCCTTTTCAACGAACTGTCCGGGTATGCGATCGAGAAGAAGTTCAAGCGTCTTCTGGTCGCGCCGCTGCACCTGCGCAAGGGGCTGCTGCGACTGATCGAGAAGGAACGCCGCAACGCACTGGCCGGCAAGCCCTCCGGCATCCGGATCAAGGTCAACTCGATGGTGGACGAGCAGATCATCGATGCGCTGTACCGGGCCAGTCAGGCCGGCGTCGCCATCGACATCTGGGTGCGCGGCATCTGCTCGCTCAAGCCCGGCGTGGCCGGAATGAGTGAGACGATCCGGGTGCGCAGCATCCTGGGCCGCTATCTGGAGCATTCACGCCTATTCATGTTCGAGAACGCGGGCGATCCGCAGGTCTACATCGGCAGCGCGGACATGATGCACCGAAACCTCGATCGACGTGTCGAAGCACTCGTGCGCGTGGTCGCGCCCACGCACCTGAGGGAGCTGTCGGACCTGTTCGAGCTCGCCATGAGCGACAAGATCAGTTCGTGGTGGCTGGATACCGAGGGAGCGTGGACCCGGCACAGTCTGGACGACGAGGGGAAGCCCCTCGTGGACATTCAGGACCGCACCATGACCAACGTGCGCCGGCGCCGGCGGGCACGGGCGGCGCGATGA